A single Streptomyces sp. 2114.4 DNA region contains:
- a CDS encoding ferritin-like domain-containing protein — translation MRTTAAHGKSGHEEADGGHDELTAVQAALAAEHAAVYGYGVVGGRIADDRRKEAQAAYDGHRARRDALRREVRDLGGTPRAAAAAYELPFPVPDAAAAVRLAAELEDRLAAVYADLVRAGAAARRAEAAAALREAAVRAVRWRGSGVAFPGLVERAAAATGSGSGAASASAGAL, via the coding sequence ATGAGGACCACGGCGGCGCACGGCAAAAGCGGGCACGAGGAGGCGGACGGCGGGCACGACGAGCTGACCGCGGTGCAGGCGGCACTGGCCGCCGAACATGCGGCGGTCTACGGCTACGGCGTGGTCGGCGGGCGGATCGCGGACGACCGGCGAAAGGAGGCGCAGGCGGCGTACGACGGGCATCGCGCGCGCCGGGACGCACTGCGCCGCGAGGTGCGTGACCTGGGCGGTACCCCGCGTGCCGCGGCCGCCGCCTACGAACTGCCCTTCCCGGTCCCGGACGCGGCCGCCGCCGTCCGGCTGGCGGCGGAGCTGGAGGACCGGCTGGCCGCCGTCTACGCGGATCTCGTACGGGCCGGCGCGGCGGCCCGGCGCGCCGAGGCGGCGGCCGCGCTGCGCGAGGCAGCGGTGCGGGCGGTGCGCTGGCGCGGCAGCGGCGTAGCCTTCCCTGGGCTCGTGGAGCGGGCCGCGGCCGCCACCGGCTCCGGCTCCGGCGCCGCGAGCGCTTCCGCGGGCGCGCTCTGA
- a CDS encoding proline--tRNA ligase — MAHAAQVQRMSRLMIKTLRDDPADAETASHKLLVRAGYVRRSSAGIWTWLPLGKKVLENVSRIVREEMDAIGGQEVLLPALLPKEPYEASGRWEEYGDLLFRLKDRKGADYLLGPTHEEIFTLTVKDQCTSYKDLPVILYQIQTKYRDEARPRSGVLRGREFQMKDSYSFDTTDEGLEQSYALHREAYTKIFQRLGLDYRIVSAVSGAMGGSASEEFLAPAAAGEDTFVDCPACDYAANTEAVTVKVEAADGSAHGPVEELDTPDTPTIETLAEHLGVPASATLKNLLVKVDGEIVAVGVPGHREVDLGKLGEHLAPATVELVTAEDFTDRPELVRGYVGPQGLAGKAFRYIADPRIAPGTAWITGANKEGKHARNVVAGRDFEVDDYLDVVVVEPGDPCPECGTGLKIDRAIEIGHIFQLGRKYADAFELDVLGQNGKPARVTMGSYGIGVSRAVAALAEQTHDEKGLCWPREVAPADVHVVAAGKAKQTELALEVGERLGAAGLRVLVDDRAGVSPGVKFTDAELLGVPTIVVAGRRAAEGVVEVKDRRTGEREELTVEEAVARLSA, encoded by the coding sequence ATGGCCCACGCCGCACAGGTCCAGCGCATGTCCCGCTTGATGATCAAGACACTGCGTGACGACCCGGCCGACGCCGAGACCGCCAGCCACAAGCTGCTCGTCCGCGCCGGTTACGTCCGCCGCTCCTCCGCCGGCATCTGGACGTGGCTGCCGCTGGGCAAGAAGGTCCTGGAGAACGTCTCCCGCATCGTGCGCGAGGAGATGGACGCCATCGGCGGCCAGGAGGTCCTGCTGCCGGCCCTGCTGCCCAAGGAGCCCTACGAGGCCAGCGGCCGCTGGGAGGAGTACGGCGACCTGCTCTTCCGCCTCAAGGACCGCAAGGGCGCCGACTACCTCCTCGGCCCCACCCACGAAGAGATCTTCACCCTCACGGTCAAGGACCAGTGCACGTCCTACAAGGACCTGCCGGTGATCCTCTACCAGATCCAGACCAAGTACCGCGACGAGGCCCGCCCCCGCTCCGGTGTGCTGCGCGGCCGCGAGTTCCAGATGAAGGACTCGTACAGCTTCGACACCACCGACGAGGGCCTGGAGCAGTCCTACGCCCTGCACCGCGAGGCCTACACCAAGATCTTCCAGCGGCTCGGCCTGGACTACCGCATCGTCTCCGCCGTCTCCGGCGCGATGGGCGGCTCCGCCTCCGAGGAGTTCCTGGCCCCCGCCGCCGCCGGTGAGGACACCTTCGTCGACTGCCCGGCCTGCGACTACGCCGCCAACACCGAGGCCGTCACGGTCAAGGTCGAGGCCGCCGACGGCTCCGCGCACGGCCCCGTCGAGGAGCTGGACACCCCAGACACCCCGACCATCGAGACCCTTGCCGAGCACCTTGGCGTACCGGCCTCGGCGACCCTGAAGAACCTCCTGGTCAAGGTCGATGGCGAGATCGTCGCGGTCGGTGTCCCCGGCCACCGCGAGGTCGACCTCGGCAAGCTCGGCGAGCACCTGGCACCGGCCACCGTCGAGCTGGTCACCGCCGAGGACTTCACCGACCGCCCCGAGCTGGTCCGCGGCTACGTCGGCCCGCAGGGTCTGGCCGGCAAGGCGTTCCGCTACATCGCCGACCCGCGTATCGCCCCCGGCACCGCCTGGATCACCGGCGCCAACAAGGAGGGCAAGCACGCCAGGAACGTCGTTGCCGGCCGGGACTTCGAGGTCGACGACTACCTCGACGTGGTCGTTGTCGAGCCCGGTGACCCCTGCCCGGAGTGCGGCACCGGCCTGAAGATCGACCGCGCCATCGAGATCGGCCACATCTTCCAGCTCGGCCGCAAGTACGCGGACGCCTTCGAGCTCGACGTGCTCGGCCAGAACGGCAAGCCCGCCCGGGTGACCATGGGCTCGTACGGCATCGGCGTCTCCCGCGCGGTGGCCGCCCTCGCCGAGCAGACCCACGACGAGAAGGGCCTGTGCTGGCCCCGCGAGGTCGCACCGGCCGATGTGCATGTCGTCGCGGCCGGCAAGGCCAAGCAGACCGAACTCGCCCTGGAGGTCGGCGAACGGCTCGGCGCCGCGGGCCTGCGGGTCCTCGTCGACGACCGGGCGGGTGTCTCGCCCGGCGTGAAGTTCACCGACGCCGAACTCCTCGGCGTGCCGACCATCGTCGTCGCCGGCCGCCGCGCCGCCGAGGGCGTCGTCGAGGTCAAGGACCGCCGCACCGGCGAGCGTGAGGAGCTGACGGTCGAGGAGGCCGTCGCCCGCCTCAGCGCGTAA
- a CDS encoding GNAT family N-acetyltransferase encodes MDDVAVGPLDLAARVDDALAVQALAFGLSAEEIAVRRHIVLRHLTCPGARALGATTPAGRLVGFVYGMPNDRAHWWSTVVEPYLRSEGLDHWLDDSFTITELHVHPDYQHRGIGRTLITRITDGAAQPRSILSAIDTESPARRLYRALGYQDIARRVLFPSAPTPYAVMGAPLPLKRP; translated from the coding sequence ATGGATGACGTCGCGGTCGGCCCGCTTGATCTTGCTGCCCGCGTGGACGACGCGCTGGCCGTCCAGGCACTCGCCTTCGGCCTGAGCGCCGAGGAGATCGCCGTCCGCCGGCACATCGTGCTCCGTCACCTCACCTGCCCCGGCGCCCGCGCCCTCGGTGCCACCACCCCCGCGGGCCGGCTGGTCGGCTTCGTCTACGGCATGCCCAACGACCGCGCCCACTGGTGGTCCACCGTCGTCGAGCCCTACCTCCGCAGCGAGGGCCTGGACCACTGGCTCGACGACTCCTTCACCATCACCGAGCTGCACGTCCACCCCGACTACCAGCACCGCGGCATCGGCCGGACACTGATCACCCGCATCACCGACGGCGCCGCCCAACCACGCTCCATCCTCTCCGCCATCGACACCGAAAGCCCCGCCCGCCGCCTCTACCGCGCCCTCGGCTACCAGGACATCGCCCGCCGCGTCCTGTTCCCCAGCGCCCCGACCCCGTATGCGGTGATGGGAGCCCCGCTCCCCCTGAAGCGCCCCTGA
- a CDS encoding aminoglycoside phosphotransferase family protein: protein MATAPIEPPQRLVSSLSGDPESPVRQWLDALPTLVQQRLEAWDLTLERVQAPGGRSSLVALVRQKDRSPAALKFPVPGRVSAHEGAVLEAWDGWGAVRLLRSDAASGALLLERLQGGVSLRSLPEAKALLEAAGTVRRLWVPAAPEHSFETLAGRTGEAVEALRTAGALTEAAGPLVDQALELRRALPEGSDERFLLHGAFRQGKVLAGERAPWLAVGPSPVVGERAYDLASLVLDRFEDLAAGAGAAAAARRRVAKLADSLEVDRDRLRDWTLYRAVDTGVREVAVGDRQRGELLLEFAAWL, encoded by the coding sequence ATGGCAACGGCACCCATCGAACCGCCGCAGCGGTTGGTGAGTTCGCTGAGCGGCGATCCGGAAAGCCCCGTACGGCAGTGGCTCGACGCCCTGCCGACCTTGGTTCAGCAGCGGCTGGAGGCCTGGGATCTGACGCTGGAACGGGTGCAGGCCCCCGGAGGCCGCAGCAGTCTGGTCGCCCTCGTGCGGCAGAAGGACCGGTCGCCCGCCGCGCTGAAGTTCCCGGTGCCCGGGCGGGTGTCCGCGCATGAGGGAGCGGTGCTGGAGGCGTGGGACGGCTGGGGCGCGGTGCGGCTGCTGCGGTCCGATGCCGCCAGTGGTGCGCTGTTGCTGGAGCGGCTGCAGGGCGGGGTGTCGCTGCGGTCGCTGCCGGAGGCCAAGGCACTGCTGGAGGCGGCCGGTACGGTGCGGCGACTGTGGGTGCCGGCGGCACCGGAGCACTCCTTCGAGACGCTGGCCGGGCGTACCGGGGAGGCCGTGGAGGCGCTGCGGACGGCCGGGGCGCTGACCGAGGCGGCCGGGCCGCTGGTGGATCAGGCGCTGGAGCTGCGCCGCGCCCTGCCGGAGGGGTCCGACGAGCGGTTTCTGCTGCACGGCGCGTTCCGGCAGGGCAAGGTGCTGGCCGGTGAGCGGGCGCCCTGGCTGGCGGTCGGCCCGTCGCCGGTGGTGGGCGAGCGGGCATACGACCTGGCATCGCTGGTGCTGGACCGGTTCGAGGACCTGGCGGCCGGGGCGGGCGCGGCTGCCGCGGCCCGCCGCAGGGTGGCCAAGCTGGCCGACTCCCTGGAGGTGGACCGGGACCGGCTGCGCGACTGGACGCTGTACCGGGCGGTGGACACCGGTGTACGGGAGGTGGCGGTGGGCGACCGGCAGCGCGGCGAGCTGCTGCTGGAGTTCGCGGCCTGGCTGTAG
- the rimP gene encoding ribosome maturation factor RimP, with product MSTTQSERLRGLLEPLVAARDLDLEEIEVTPAGKRRVLRIVVDSDEGVQLDECAELSREASQVLDDSDVMGGAPYTLEVTSPGADRPLTELRHYRRAVGRLIKAQLHEGGELVARITAVDDAGLDLEVPGVKGRKPTTRRVSFDEIAKARVELEFSRKPDRTDKRDAQHDEKIDENKEEA from the coding sequence ATGAGCACCACCCAGAGCGAGAGGCTGCGCGGATTGCTTGAACCGCTCGTCGCCGCGCGAGACCTGGATCTGGAAGAGATCGAGGTGACACCGGCAGGCAAGCGGCGGGTGCTGAGGATCGTGGTCGATTCCGACGAGGGCGTCCAGCTGGACGAGTGTGCCGAGCTGAGCCGCGAGGCCTCCCAGGTCCTGGACGACTCCGATGTGATGGGCGGCGCCCCGTACACCCTTGAGGTGACCTCTCCCGGCGCCGACCGCCCGCTGACCGAGCTGCGGCACTACCGCCGCGCCGTCGGCCGCCTCATCAAGGCCCAACTCCACGAGGGCGGGGAGCTGGTGGCACGGATCACCGCCGTCGACGACGCCGGGCTGGACCTCGAGGTGCCGGGGGTCAAGGGCCGCAAGCCGACCACCCGCCGCGTCTCCTTCGACGAGATCGCCAAGGCGCGTGTCGAGCTGGAATTCAGCCGTAAGCCCGACAGGACAGACAAGCGCGACGCGCAGCACGACGAGAAGATCGACGAGAACAAGGAGGAGGCGTAG